In Leptospira venezuelensis, the DNA window CAACAGGGAACAAAGTTCGGATTCTCTTCTATTTTTCAGAAAGAAGATCCAGATCATGTTAAATTAGAAAACTCTCTGGTTCGAGCAGTATCAGAACTGCGAACGGAACAGATGAAGGATATCAACCTCTCCAAGGACTTTGATCTTCGACTTTCGAATTTACTCAAAGATGTTCGCTTCGACGAAGAGACCTCTTGGTCCAAGTTCTCCCGCAGTTTTGTTTGGAACCGCTCCTTCCAATACTCCCTCAGCGCAGCTCTCGCAATCTTAGTTCTCGCAGTTACAGTAGGTCGTTTTTCTTCTTCCAATGAAACAAGTTTGGCAGAAAGATCCGGAACTCTCACTGTAGGCGAAGATCGTGAGTTCGTGGATCTGCCATCTTCTGCAAGAGTGGACGTTGATTTGAATTCACGTCATCTACTTGAGATTTCCAAAAATCCCCAAGCTCATAAGACCTTAGGTTCTTTAGAGCAATACTTTATTGAAAAAGGTGATTATAGAACTGCTCAAGAAATCCACCACGTTCTGGAATCTACTAGCAAATAATTCTCTACTGAGATAATGTTGCGGTTCTTAATTCTTCGAATAAGACCGCAACAAGTTTACCGGCCTTCATTTCCCTGATTAATTCTATTCCTTGCCCTGACCAAAGAGATAAGAAGTCGGATATCCCGAGTTCTGCAGATCTTTTTCGGATATCTCTTGTGAAAGCATTTTGAGCTGGAAAAGGTAGAATCAGCTGATCCTCCATTTCTTTCATAAATCTATTTTCTAAACCTCTTGCGATCCTTCCTGAAAATACTCGAGTGGTCCTTGTTTTGCG includes these proteins:
- a CDS encoding LIMLP_12425 family protein, yielding MEKQTSKQQGTKFGFSSIFQKEDPDHVKLENSLVRAVSELRTEQMKDINLSKDFDLRLSNLLKDVRFDEETSWSKFSRSFVWNRSFQYSLSAALAILVLAVTVGRFSSSNETSLAERSGTLTVGEDREFVDLPSSARVDVDLNSRHLLEISKNPQAHKTLGSLEQYFIEKGDYRTAQEIHHVLESTSK